The proteins below are encoded in one region of Alistipes indistinctus YIT 12060:
- a CDS encoding MFS transporter, translating into MSKKLNLAKLTPVLFSFFVMGFVDIVNISTNYVKQDFALNDTWANLIPLLVFFWFAVISLPTGILMGRFGRKNTVLLSAAVTTVAMLLPLLDYSFPLVLTAFALLGIGNTILQVALNPLLMNVVPADRVASSLTLGQFIKAISSFLGPIIVGVASVSFGNWKLVFPVYAAVTVLSFVWLLLIPIPEQRESAGQSSSAGRIFAMLRDRRILVYFSVIVLIVGYEVGLLTTIPKYLTERCAIPLDEGGPFAGSLYFAARTIGTFVGTIILAKVAPRRFFAMTMCFAVAGYALLLLTGVPWIIYTALFVIGLSAASVFAIAFSLAMQHDPAKANEISALMITGVAGGALVPPVMGVIADHSDQLVSLLVPFACLVYILGVAVSILRKQKA; encoded by the coding sequence ATGAGCAAAAAACTGAACCTTGCCAAGCTGACGCCCGTGCTTTTCAGCTTTTTCGTGATGGGTTTCGTCGATATCGTCAACATATCGACCAACTACGTCAAACAGGACTTTGCACTGAACGATACGTGGGCCAATCTGATTCCGCTGCTGGTCTTTTTCTGGTTTGCGGTTATCTCGTTGCCGACGGGTATCCTCATGGGCCGCTTCGGGCGTAAGAACACAGTACTGCTGAGTGCTGCCGTTACGACCGTTGCCATGTTGCTGCCGTTGCTCGATTACAGTTTCCCGCTGGTACTGACCGCATTCGCACTGTTGGGGATCGGCAATACGATCCTGCAGGTCGCGCTCAATCCGTTGCTGATGAATGTTGTCCCGGCCGACCGAGTAGCCAGCAGCCTGACGCTCGGGCAGTTCATCAAAGCGATCAGCTCTTTTCTCGGGCCGATTATCGTCGGCGTTGCGTCGGTGAGCTTCGGTAACTGGAAACTGGTCTTTCCGGTTTATGCCGCCGTGACGGTGCTGTCGTTCGTGTGGCTGCTGCTGATCCCGATTCCGGAGCAGCGTGAGAGTGCCGGGCAAAGCAGTTCGGCGGGGCGTATTTTTGCGATGCTCCGCGACCGGCGGATTTTGGTTTACTTCTCGGTGATCGTGCTGATCGTCGGCTATGAGGTCGGGTTGCTCACCACGATTCCGAAATACCTGACCGAACGCTGTGCGATTCCGCTCGACGAGGGCGGCCCGTTCGCCGGCAGCCTCTATTTTGCCGCCCGGACAATCGGAACGTTCGTAGGAACGATCATCCTGGCCAAAGTGGCCCCGCGGCGATTCTTCGCTATGACGATGTGTTTTGCCGTGGCAGGTTATGCCTTGCTGTTGCTGACCGGGGTGCCTTGGATTATCTATACTGCATTGTTCGTGATAGGACTCTCGGCGGCGAGCGTATTCGCGATCGCCTTTTCGCTGGCGATGCAGCACGATCCGGCCAAAGCCAATGAAATTTCGGCGCTGATGATTACCGGTGTTGCGGGAGGGGCGCTGGTGCCCCCGGTAATGGGTGTGATCGCCGACCATTCCGACCAGCTGGTCAGCCTGTTGGTACCGTTCGCCTGCCTGGTCTATATTCTGGGTGTGGCTGTCTCGATATTGAGGAAACAGAAAGCATAG
- a CDS encoding SIS domain-containing protein, whose translation MSTMDTIRSGFVEAARVLEQFTNDRTAWEALEQAGRLMVETLRGGGKIITCGNGGSMCDAMHFAEELTGRFRGNRRALAAVALCDPTHITCVANDYGYDYIFSKGVEAVGRPGDLLLGITTSGNSRNVLEAVASARSIGMKVVALTGKGGGQIASECDVEIRAPKSEFADRAQEIHEKVIHSLVHYIELELGLA comes from the coding sequence ATGAGTACGATGGATACGATCCGCAGCGGCTTTGTCGAGGCGGCGCGGGTGTTGGAGCAATTTACGAACGACCGGACGGCATGGGAAGCCTTGGAACAGGCCGGCCGGCTGATGGTGGAGACGCTGCGCGGCGGCGGAAAGATCATCACGTGCGGTAACGGCGGTTCGATGTGCGATGCCATGCATTTCGCCGAGGAGCTGACCGGGCGTTTCCGCGGTAACCGGCGTGCGCTGGCGGCTGTGGCTTTGTGCGATCCGACACATATTACCTGCGTGGCGAACGATTACGGTTACGACTATATTTTTTCGAAGGGAGTCGAGGCGGTCGGCCGTCCCGGAGACCTGTTGCTCGGGATTACCACGAGCGGTAATTCGCGCAATGTGCTCGAAGCGGTGGCATCGGCCCGTTCGATCGGCATGAAGGTAGTCGCTCTGACCGGCAAAGGCGGCGGACAAATAGCGTCGGAATGCGACGTGGAAATCCGCGCGCCGAAGAGCGAATTTGCAGACCGGGCCCAGGAGATTCATGAGAAGGTGATTCACTCGCTGGTTCATTATATCGAGCTGGAACTGGGGCTTGCCTAG
- a CDS encoding cytochrome c peroxidase, giving the protein MKTSVKIAIVVVAAGAVGTVAYKLANRLPSPDQTAEMQVQQILDDGGCLSCHSENPDLPFYASWPVAGNIVRSDVEKGHRQADLGAAFAALAEGRPVDEVSLAKMEKAISDGSMPVAKYYLVHWGSSITDAKKAKLLQWIHDHRVANYSNPATAPRFAGEPVQPLPDSLPTDARKAALGEMLYNDPRLSSDNTVSCASCHGLHTGGVDNRRYSEGVNGSLGGVNAPTVFNAALNFEQFWDGRAHTLADQAGGPPLNPVEMASTSWEQIIGKLKADPKFTAMFLKVYPGGYSGEAITEAIGEYEKTLITPDSRFDLYLKGDSTAITAQEQHGYELFKENRCATCHVGPLLGGQSFEYMGLAQDYFAARGEEMTEEDNGRFKQTQKAYDRHRFKVPGLRNVALTFPYYHDGTRETLSEAVDDMARFQVGRQLSAQDRDDIVAFLGTLTGKFRGRELTNPNAGTVAGVVRSENQQQ; this is encoded by the coding sequence ATGAAGACCAGTGTAAAGATTGCGATTGTCGTGGTAGCGGCCGGAGCCGTAGGGACGGTAGCCTACAAACTGGCGAACCGTCTGCCGTCGCCCGACCAGACTGCGGAGATGCAGGTGCAGCAGATCCTCGACGATGGAGGATGCCTCAGCTGCCACAGTGAAAATCCCGACTTGCCGTTCTATGCCTCGTGGCCGGTGGCGGGCAATATCGTGCGCAGCGATGTCGAAAAAGGGCATCGGCAGGCTGATTTGGGTGCAGCGTTTGCGGCGCTTGCCGAAGGACGGCCTGTCGATGAGGTTTCCCTGGCCAAGATGGAAAAGGCGATCAGCGACGGCAGTATGCCGGTTGCCAAATATTACCTTGTGCACTGGGGTTCATCGATTACCGATGCGAAAAAGGCCAAGTTGCTGCAGTGGATTCATGACCATCGCGTTGCCAATTACAGCAATCCGGCCACCGCTCCGCGTTTTGCAGGTGAACCCGTGCAACCGCTGCCCGATTCGTTGCCGACCGACGCACGCAAGGCGGCGCTCGGCGAGATGCTTTACAACGATCCGCGCCTGTCGTCCGACAATACGGTTTCCTGCGCTTCGTGCCACGGCTTGCATACGGGCGGTGTCGATAACAGGCGTTATTCCGAAGGCGTGAACGGTTCGCTCGGAGGGGTGAATGCACCGACCGTTTTTAATGCGGCGTTGAATTTCGAGCAATTCTGGGACGGCCGTGCGCACACTTTGGCCGATCAGGCCGGCGGTCCCCCGCTCAATCCGGTCGAAATGGCCAGCACCTCCTGGGAACAGATTATCGGAAAGCTCAAAGCCGATCCCAAGTTTACCGCAATGTTCCTGAAGGTTTACCCCGGGGGCTACAGCGGCGAAGCGATCACCGAGGCGATCGGCGAGTACGAGAAAACGCTCATCACACCGGACAGCCGTTTCGATCTCTACCTAAAGGGCGATTCGACGGCGATTACCGCGCAGGAGCAGCACGGATACGAACTGTTCAAAGAGAACCGCTGCGCGACCTGTCATGTCGGGCCGCTGTTGGGAGGACAGTCGTTCGAATATATGGGGTTGGCGCAGGACTATTTTGCGGCGCGCGGGGAGGAGATGACCGAAGAGGACAACGGCCGTTTCAAACAAACGCAAAAAGCTTACGACCGCCACCGGTTCAAAGTCCCGGGACTGCGCAACGTGGCGCTGACCTTTCCGTATTACCACGACGGAACGCGTGAGACGCTTTCCGAAGCGGTGGACGATATGGCCCGCTTCCAGGTCGGCAGGCAACTCAG
- a CDS encoding alpha-L-fucosidase produces the protein MTKRFLPLLAFLALAGCSGPNNKAEIKLATPSPQQIDFMNNEIGAFFHFTTNTFTGAEHGDGTATPADFNPTKLDVDQWMEAAKSLGAKYAVLTARHEDGFCLWPTKTTEYCVRNSPWKNGRGDVVKEFVEACRRHGIKPGLYFSPNYNGHEIFQPKDRPVEWGKVWDSITNLRWQDSAFVQKYRQLEVDQITELLTDYGPIYQIWMDHWSEKKNCPAVTAAIRKLQPECILTGPDVRSPGNEKGTVVYPSWNPVYTMDSTNNSRAAERVDEPEGPNEYGLLETYKIVGHPNGQFWRSLEAPTADMFNHGGWFWHGPQLPMPMDDRIENYYRSVGLGANLIINLPPDKQGLIPAETVADAKAWGDTIRKLFYGPFIAETETAQPGSEVELTWEKPCRIDHVMLMENIANGQKVANYTLEAFVDGKWQAVVPANRFKYCPEGYNASPGFETIGHKKIDRIVPVVTDKLRFRCTKAAAEPVEIAKFAVWNVGEANPTQTANR, from the coding sequence ATGACAAAAAGATTCCTGCCATTGCTTGCATTTTTGGCTCTTGCGGGTTGCTCCGGGCCTAACAACAAAGCCGAAATCAAACTGGCTACCCCGTCGCCCCAACAGATCGATTTCATGAACAACGAAATCGGCGCATTTTTTCATTTTACGACCAACACCTTTACCGGAGCCGAGCACGGCGACGGTACGGCTACGCCGGCCGATTTCAACCCGACGAAACTGGATGTCGACCAGTGGATGGAAGCGGCCAAAAGCCTCGGTGCGAAATATGCCGTACTGACGGCACGCCACGAAGACGGTTTCTGCCTGTGGCCCACAAAGACCACTGAATACTGCGTACGCAACTCACCGTGGAAAAACGGCCGGGGCGACGTCGTCAAAGAGTTCGTCGAGGCGTGCCGCCGCCACGGGATCAAACCCGGACTCTATTTCTCCCCGAACTACAACGGACACGAAATATTCCAACCCAAGGACCGGCCAGTCGAGTGGGGGAAAGTGTGGGACAGTATCACGAATCTGCGCTGGCAGGATTCGGCATTCGTCCAAAAATACCGCCAGCTGGAAGTGGACCAGATCACCGAACTGCTGACCGACTACGGTCCCATCTACCAGATATGGATGGACCACTGGAGTGAAAAGAAAAACTGTCCGGCCGTTACCGCCGCGATCCGGAAATTACAGCCCGAATGCATCCTTACCGGCCCCGATGTCCGCTCACCGGGCAATGAAAAGGGCACGGTCGTTTATCCTTCCTGGAATCCTGTCTATACGATGGACAGCACGAACAATTCACGGGCTGCGGAACGGGTCGACGAACCCGAAGGCCCCAACGAATACGGTTTGCTGGAGACCTACAAGATCGTCGGTCACCCGAACGGCCAGTTCTGGCGTAGCCTGGAGGCTCCGACGGCCGACATGTTCAACCACGGCGGCTGGTTCTGGCACGGGCCGCAGCTCCCGATGCCGATGGACGACCGGATCGAAAATTACTACCGCTCGGTCGGCCTCGGCGCCAACCTGATCATCAACCTGCCCCCCGACAAGCAGGGACTGATTCCCGCCGAAACGGTAGCCGATGCGAAAGCATGGGGCGATACGATCCGCAAACTGTTCTACGGGCCTTTCATCGCCGAAACCGAAACCGCACAACCGGGCAGTGAAGTGGAACTCACCTGGGAAAAGCCGTGCAGGATCGACCATGTGATGCTGATGGAAAACATTGCCAACGGACAAAAAGTTGCCAATTACACGCTCGAAGCGTTCGTGGACGGCAAATGGCAGGCCGTTGTCCCGGCCAACCGGTTCAAATACTGCCCCGAGGGCTATAACGCCTCGCCCGGTTTCGAGACGATCGGACATAAAAAGATCGACCGGATCGTACCCGTCGTGACCGACAAACTGCGTTTCCGCTGTACGAAA
- the nrdD gene encoding anaerobic ribonucleoside-triphosphate reductase — MNTEIYITKRDGKREAFSIDKIKSAVAKAFLSVGSFATQETMTGVLSRLNISNGMTVEEIQNQVEVALMAEQYFSVAKSFMIYRQKRFEDREVRDKLRFLIDYCNATNPATGSKYDANANVENKNIATLIGELPKSNFIRLNRKLLTDKIKQMYGKEVSDKYLDLLNRHFIYKNDETSLANYCASITMYPWLLSGTLSIGGNSTRPTNLKSFCGGFINMVFMVSSMLSGACATPEFLMYLNYFIGKEYGNDYFLRADKVVDLSKKQRTLDKVITDCFEQIVYSINQPTGARNFQAVFWNIAYYDKYYFESLFGNFVFPDGDKPDWDSLDWLQQRFMRWFNAERTKAVLTFPVETMALLSKDGDVLDKEYGNITARMYAEGHSFFTYMSDNADSLSSCCRLRNEIQDNGFSYTLGAGGVSTGSKSVLTINLNRCIQHAANAGLPHLSFLEGVVDLVHKVQMAYNENLKDLYNKGMLPLFNAGYINMDRQYLTIGVNGLVEAAEALGIEINDNPRYTAFVQEVLGLIERYNKKYRSKEVMFNCEMIPAENVGVKHAKWDREDGYVVPRDCYNSYFYRVEDASLNVIDKFRLHGRKYIEHLTGGSALHMNLEEHLSQEQYRQLLRVAAQEGCNYFTFNIPNTVCNDCGHIDKRYLKACPECQSKNVDYLTRVIGYMKRVSNFSQSRQVEAAKRYYGHA; from the coding sequence ATGAATACAGAAATCTACATTACCAAGCGCGACGGGAAGCGCGAAGCATTCTCGATCGACAAAATCAAAAGCGCCGTTGCCAAAGCTTTTCTTTCAGTAGGCAGTTTCGCCACGCAGGAGACGATGACCGGCGTCCTCTCGCGGCTCAACATCTCGAACGGCATGACCGTCGAGGAGATCCAGAACCAGGTCGAAGTGGCGTTGATGGCGGAACAGTATTTCAGCGTGGCCAAATCATTCATGATCTACCGCCAAAAACGTTTCGAAGACCGGGAAGTACGCGACAAGCTCCGTTTCCTGATCGACTACTGCAACGCGACGAACCCGGCTACCGGCAGCAAATACGACGCGAATGCGAACGTAGAGAACAAGAACATCGCCACGCTGATCGGCGAACTCCCCAAGTCGAACTTCATCCGCCTGAACCGCAAGCTGCTGACCGACAAAATCAAGCAAATGTACGGCAAAGAGGTGTCGGACAAGTACCTCGACCTGCTGAACCGTCATTTCATCTACAAAAACGACGAGACGAGCCTCGCAAACTACTGTGCGAGCATCACGATGTACCCGTGGCTGCTGAGCGGCACGCTGTCGATCGGCGGCAACTCGACACGCCCGACCAACCTCAAATCGTTCTGCGGCGGCTTCATCAACATGGTTTTCATGGTTTCGAGCATGCTCAGCGGCGCCTGCGCGACTCCGGAATTTTTAATGTACCTGAACTACTTCATCGGGAAGGAGTACGGAAACGACTATTTCCTGCGGGCCGACAAGGTGGTCGACCTCTCGAAAAAACAGCGTACGCTCGACAAGGTAATCACCGACTGTTTCGAACAGATCGTCTACTCGATCAACCAACCCACCGGCGCACGCAATTTCCAGGCGGTCTTCTGGAACATCGCCTATTACGACAAATACTATTTCGAAAGCCTGTTCGGCAATTTCGTTTTCCCGGACGGGGACAAACCCGACTGGGATTCGCTCGACTGGCTCCAGCAGCGCTTCATGCGGTGGTTCAACGCCGAGCGCACCAAAGCCGTGCTCACCTTCCCGGTCGAGACGATGGCGTTGCTGTCGAAAGACGGCGACGTACTGGACAAAGAATACGGAAACATCACCGCCAGAATGTATGCGGAAGGACATTCGTTCTTCACCTACATGAGCGACAACGCCGACTCGCTGAGCAGCTGCTGCCGCCTGCGAAACGAGATTCAAGACAACGGTTTCAGCTATACGCTCGGCGCCGGTGGCGTTTCGACCGGATCGAAAAGCGTGCTGACGATCAACCTCAACCGCTGTATCCAACATGCGGCCAACGCCGGCCTGCCGCACCTCTCGTTCCTCGAAGGGGTGGTGGACCTGGTACACAAGGTGCAAATGGCCTATAACGAAAACCTCAAAGATCTTTACAACAAAGGGATGCTGCCGCTGTTCAACGCAGGCTACATCAACATGGACCGCCAATACCTGACCATCGGCGTGAACGGACTGGTAGAGGCCGCCGAAGCGCTCGGCATCGAGATCAACGACAACCCGCGCTATACGGCTTTCGTACAGGAGGTACTCGGGCTGATCGAACGGTATAACAAGAAATACCGAAGCAAGGAGGTGATGTTCAACTGCGAAATGATCCCGGCCGAAAACGTCGGCGTGAAACATGCGAAATGGGATCGCGAAGACGGCTACGTCGTACCGCGCGACTGCTACAACAGCTATTTTTACCGCGTCGAAGATGCGTCGTTGAATGTAATCGACAAATTCCGGCTGCACGGCCGCAAATACATCGAACACCTGACCGGCGGTTCAGCGTTGCACATGAACCTCGAAGAGCACCTGAGCCAGGAGCAGTACCGCCAGTTGTTGCGCGTAGCCGCGCAGGAGGGCTGCAACTATTTCACCTTCAACATTCCCAATACGGTCTGCAACGACTGCGGCCATATCGACAAACGTTACCTCAAGGCATGCCCCGAATGCCAGAGCAAGAACGTCGATTACCTGACGCGCGTGATCGGCTATATGAAGCGGGTCAGCAATTTCTCGCAAAGCCGTCAGGTGGAGGCAGCCAAACGTTACTACGGCCATGCTTAA
- a CDS encoding ROK family protein: protein MEYVAGIDIGGTKCAVVLGRRAGNGEITILDKKAFPTGRRPYSEVLDEFFSTVEEILSAQGVKVSQVVAFGISCGGPLDSKRGVIMSPPNLPGWDDVPIVRLFEERFGVKTGVQNDANACALAEWQFGAGCGAQNMIFLTFGTGMGAGLILDGRLYSGTNDMAGEVGHMAMRPFGPVGYGKAGSFEGFCSGGGIAQLARSRAMEALQMGGGVGYCPDPASLDGITARSVAEAARQGDPAALEVYRTSGELLGEGLSILIDVLNPETIVIGSIFARAHDLLWPAAESVIRRQSLSYAREVCRVVPAGLGEQIGDYAALSVAVYTASQR, encoded by the coding sequence ATGGAGTATGTAGCGGGAATCGACATCGGCGGGACCAAATGCGCGGTAGTGCTGGGTCGTAGGGCCGGGAACGGCGAGATAACGATTTTGGATAAAAAGGCGTTTCCGACCGGGAGGCGTCCCTATTCCGAAGTTTTGGACGAATTTTTTTCGACCGTAGAGGAGATACTGTCCGCACAAGGCGTGAAAGTGTCACAAGTGGTCGCATTCGGCATCAGTTGCGGCGGTCCCCTCGACAGTAAGCGCGGGGTCATCATGTCTCCGCCGAACCTGCCGGGTTGGGACGATGTTCCGATCGTGCGCCTGTTCGAAGAGCGTTTCGGTGTGAAAACCGGTGTCCAGAACGATGCGAATGCCTGTGCGCTGGCCGAATGGCAGTTCGGTGCGGGGTGCGGGGCGCAGAATATGATTTTCCTGACGTTCGGGACCGGCATGGGAGCGGGATTGATCCTCGACGGGCGGTTATACAGCGGCACGAACGACATGGCGGGAGAAGTCGGCCATATGGCGATGCGTCCGTTCGGACCGGTCGGCTACGGCAAAGCCGGGTCGTTCGAGGGCTTTTGCAGCGGCGGCGGTATTGCCCAACTTGCACGGAGCCGGGCGATGGAAGCATTGCAGATGGGCGGCGGTGTGGGCTATTGTCCCGATCCGGCTTCGCTCGATGGCATTACGGCCCGCAGTGTGGCCGAAGCGGCACGGCAGGGCGACCCTGCGGCGTTGGAGGTATACCGTACCAGCGGTGAACTGCTCGGCGAGGGGCTTTCGATCCTGATCGACGTGCTGAATCCCGAAACGATCGTGATCGGCAGCATTTTCGCCCGGGCGCATGACTTGCTTTGGCCTGCGGCCGAGTCGGTGATCCGTCGGCAGTCGCTTTCGTATGCCCGTGAGGTGTGCCGGGTGGTACCGGCGGGACTCGGCGAACAGATCGGCGATTATGCCGCCCTTTCGGTCGCAGTCTATACGGCTTCGCAGCGGTAG
- the nrdG gene encoding anaerobic ribonucleoside-triphosphate reductase activating protein, protein MLKYAGYDIVFQEIPDEVTLAISLTNCPNRCPGCHSPQLRDDTGEPLTEEVLEALLEKYRGAVTCVCLMGGDGDPAGIKRIARFLHTQRTTPVKVGWYSGRSELPEGFSTEGIEYLKLGPYIEKLGGLRAPTTNQRLYKVDPGGSLRDITHRFRRQ, encoded by the coding sequence ATGCTTAAATACGCCGGTTACGACATCGTCTTCCAGGAGATTCCCGACGAGGTAACCCTCGCGATTTCGCTGACGAACTGTCCGAACCGCTGTCCGGGATGCCACAGTCCGCAGCTGAGGGACGACACCGGCGAGCCGCTCACCGAGGAGGTATTGGAAGCGCTGCTCGAGAAATACCGCGGTGCGGTCACCTGCGTCTGCCTGATGGGGGGCGACGGAGACCCGGCCGGTATAAAGCGCATCGCCAGGTTCCTGCATACGCAGCGGACAACGCCGGTCAAGGTCGGTTGGTATTCGGGCCGGAGCGAACTCCCCGAAGGCTTCTCCACCGAGGGCATCGAATACCTCAAGCTCGGTCCGTACATCGAAAAGCTCGGAGGCCTGCGCGCACCGACGACAAACCAACGGCTTTACAAAGTGGATCCCGGCGGAAGCTTGCGGGACATCACCCACCGCTTCCGAAGACAATGA